The Myxococcales bacterium genome has a segment encoding these proteins:
- a CDS encoding MFS transporter — protein sequence MSEPSAPQPGSASTEAYADSVSRPSWRRAFGLLWLGQGVSHLGDALFLTAIVFIAIDVTGSKSAAGLLSGLKYAPAILFGLFAGALVDRYDRRRVMLWADLLRAVAVGCIPLLHATGRLGGASLGLAVFALAAGTTLFNPAIKALLPEFTPTRHLTRAISAFQLAEYTAFVLGPYIASLIAPRLGNVHLLTVDAATFLFSAACIAALPRAAGTRKGADCAGPTIGAEPALPPLHRVVRGAFSGARDVMRLPPIGALVFIGTLNNLVIMGLAHVGVPVLVYESLGLDLAAYGSTLKFFFLGMATASMLLWSLGRRMPKGLTLSIGILLDGLTFVPFAFCKTLGHVQAAQFVHGLVIPLIIIPRTVLVQRVVPSRLHGRAFALINVTVFGMTAISNPVVGFLTEWYEPRTLFLWLGLLGALPGFLGLLLPTLRRAR from the coding sequence GTGAGTGAACCCAGCGCCCCTCAGCCCGGCTCGGCCTCGACCGAGGCGTACGCCGATTCAGTGAGCCGGCCATCGTGGCGCCGCGCCTTCGGCTTGCTCTGGCTCGGCCAAGGGGTCTCGCACCTGGGTGATGCGCTGTTCTTGACGGCGATCGTCTTCATCGCCATCGACGTCACCGGGTCGAAGAGCGCAGCGGGGCTCCTATCGGGCCTCAAGTATGCCCCGGCGATTCTGTTCGGCCTCTTCGCAGGCGCGCTCGTCGACCGCTACGATCGCCGCCGCGTGATGCTGTGGGCCGATCTGCTCCGCGCGGTGGCCGTGGGATGCATCCCTCTTTTGCACGCCACGGGACGCTTGGGCGGCGCTTCGCTCGGTCTGGCGGTGTTTGCTTTGGCGGCGGGCACCACGCTCTTTAATCCTGCCATCAAGGCCCTGTTACCCGAGTTCACGCCTACCCGCCATCTCACGCGGGCCATCTCGGCGTTCCAGCTGGCCGAGTACACGGCCTTCGTACTTGGACCGTATATCGCGTCGCTCATCGCCCCTCGCCTCGGCAACGTTCACCTGCTCACCGTGGATGCCGCGACGTTCTTGTTCTCTGCCGCCTGCATCGCGGCCCTCCCCCGCGCTGCCGGGACACGCAAGGGAGCCGATTGCGCGGGGCCCACCATCGGCGCCGAACCCGCACTTCCGCCTCTGCACCGGGTGGTGCGTGGGGCCTTCTCTGGCGCCCGGGACGTGATGCGCCTGCCACCCATCGGCGCCCTCGTCTTCATCGGCACGCTGAACAACCTCGTGATCATGGGCCTCGCGCACGTGGGCGTGCCCGTGTTGGTCTACGAATCGCTTGGCCTCGACTTGGCGGCTTACGGGAGCACCTTGAAGTTTTTCTTCCTCGGTATGGCCACGGCCAGCATGCTCCTGTGGTCCTTGGGACGCAGAATGCCCAAAGGGCTCACCCTCTCGATCGGCATCCTGCTCGACGGGCTCACGTTCGTTCCCTTTGCGTTCTGCAAGACGCTGGGGCACGTTCAAGCCGCCCAGTTCGTTCACGGCCTCGTGATTCCGCTCATCATCATTCCGCGCACGGTGCTCGTGCAGAGAGTCGTGCCGTCCCGCCTGCACGGCCGGGCCTTCGCCCTCATCAATGTCACGGTGTTCGGCATGACCGCCATCTCGAATCCCGTGGTGGGCTTTTTGACGGAGTGGTACGAGCCGCGCACGCTCTTTCTCTGGCTGGGCCTTTTGGGGGCGCTGCCGGGCTTTTTGGGGCTCTTGTTGCCGACCTTGAGACGAGCGCGCTGA
- a CDS encoding insulinase family protein gives MSRRFLHGTGAPWQLPGGVILGVCGLVSCAVSPVAPPPATRGASPTTGDATAPRASRPIEPLAPLGPISPVAPVEARPDPWSARKDLISVPSDPSPAQWSWPEQTRFALANGLSGQVLRKRDVSVVAVALRVPAGEANAPVAAKGAAALLAGWLRAGSGAGQRPLELRVEELGATVSMEADRSGLTLSCQAMVSVWPGCLSLLSDLARAPALAPEALRLVRAQRVAALRAELASPAGRARSLLDNLLWGDEHPVGTPVTPEDVERTPEAAIRTFWSTWFVPNLAELVVSGNVDPVDVQRAADRAFGAWRRGRGPTRKRAGPLPEKRLRIVLVDLPSAPTSTIVFGQALGRATPRQMAALSALAFVYGGSGMGSRLALDVSTRGLITAGGATVDEELQSALLRGQVEAPVDRTWDALLASAEQLASLRAQGLTPLELTEAKARSSAIDPFRLESAAGLAEAAARSSLGAGGGLSDFEVLANATASLTHAEVVKEAQRFDPERLAVVIVGPATRIAPQLQTAKVRFELVGPNDPLSAGERARRRALMAAPADDARTATARALVIRALAAQGGAPAWRAIETLKVVKQGERLGAGSAASLTSITSYRRPGHVRVEQSARSGDQVARGGFVMTPDRVLALDDQGKPAPLPEDNAARLRAAVFEDVTFLLLNLLDTKPALPMQPTEPLRDGGLELPGLLVRVPSGQWLRLYFDPKTNLLARIRTAEGDVNEQRLGDWRAVNGGPLKLPFLQSSAGGGASVAKVIDVQVNPTFAPDLFP, from the coding sequence ATGAGCCGGCGTTTTCTCCACGGCACGGGAGCTCCTTGGCAGCTGCCCGGCGGTGTCATCCTCGGGGTCTGCGGGCTCGTCTCGTGCGCTGTCTCTCCCGTGGCGCCCCCGCCGGCCACCCGTGGTGCTTCCCCAACGACCGGCGACGCGACAGCCCCGCGCGCCAGCCGGCCCATCGAGCCTCTGGCGCCGCTCGGGCCCATCAGCCCGGTGGCCCCGGTCGAAGCCCGGCCTGATCCGTGGTCTGCGCGCAAGGATCTCATCTCGGTTCCCTCGGATCCCAGCCCCGCCCAGTGGTCGTGGCCGGAGCAGACACGTTTTGCGCTGGCCAACGGGCTTTCGGGGCAGGTTCTTCGCAAACGTGATGTGAGCGTGGTGGCCGTCGCCCTCCGCGTGCCCGCGGGAGAGGCGAACGCCCCTGTGGCCGCCAAGGGCGCTGCGGCGCTTCTCGCCGGATGGCTCCGGGCCGGGAGCGGCGCGGGCCAGCGGCCTTTGGAGCTCCGGGTCGAGGAACTTGGGGCGACCGTATCGATGGAGGCCGATCGCTCCGGCCTGACGCTCTCCTGCCAAGCGATGGTGTCGGTCTGGCCGGGCTGCCTGTCCCTTCTTTCCGACCTTGCCCGCGCTCCGGCTTTGGCTCCTGAAGCGCTTCGCCTCGTGCGCGCCCAACGGGTGGCCGCCTTGCGGGCGGAGCTGGCGTCTCCAGCGGGCCGCGCACGCAGCTTGCTCGACAACCTCCTGTGGGGTGACGAGCATCCCGTGGGCACACCCGTCACACCGGAGGACGTCGAGCGGACGCCGGAGGCCGCGATCCGGACCTTCTGGTCGACCTGGTTCGTGCCAAATCTTGCCGAGCTCGTGGTGAGCGGCAACGTAGACCCTGTCGACGTGCAGCGCGCTGCAGACAGGGCCTTCGGGGCGTGGCGCCGGGGGCGGGGGCCAACCCGCAAACGGGCCGGGCCCTTGCCCGAAAAACGTCTGCGCATCGTGCTCGTCGATCTGCCCTCGGCCCCAACGTCCACCATCGTTTTTGGTCAGGCGCTGGGGAGGGCTACACCCCGGCAAATGGCTGCGCTCTCGGCGTTGGCCTTCGTCTACGGCGGTAGCGGCATGGGCTCACGCCTGGCCCTCGACGTGTCCACCCGCGGGCTCATCACGGCCGGAGGGGCCACGGTCGACGAGGAGTTGCAGTCCGCGTTGTTGCGGGGGCAAGTGGAAGCGCCCGTCGACCGCACCTGGGACGCCCTCCTGGCATCGGCTGAGCAGCTCGCCAGCCTTCGGGCGCAAGGGCTGACGCCGCTCGAGCTCACGGAAGCCAAGGCGCGCTCATCCGCCATCGATCCCTTCCGGCTCGAGTCCGCTGCAGGCCTTGCGGAGGCTGCCGCGAGGTCGAGCCTTGGTGCGGGGGGCGGACTTTCTGACTTTGAGGTCTTGGCAAACGCCACGGCGTCGCTCACGCATGCCGAGGTGGTCAAGGAGGCGCAGCGCTTCGACCCCGAGCGGCTTGCCGTCGTCATCGTGGGGCCCGCCACGCGCATCGCGCCCCAGCTCCAAACGGCCAAAGTGCGCTTCGAACTCGTGGGGCCGAACGATCCCCTGAGCGCAGGCGAGCGCGCCCGCCGGCGCGCGCTGATGGCGGCTCCCGCCGATGACGCTCGCACTGCGACTGCGCGGGCGCTCGTGATCCGGGCTTTGGCCGCTCAGGGTGGGGCCCCCGCATGGCGCGCGATCGAGACGTTGAAGGTCGTCAAACAAGGTGAGCGTCTTGGTGCCGGGTCCGCGGCGTCACTGACGAGCATCACCTCCTATCGCCGACCTGGCCACGTACGTGTGGAACAGAGCGCGCGCAGCGGCGACCAGGTCGCACGTGGGGGATTCGTCATGACACCCGACCGTGTGTTGGCGCTCGACGACCAGGGGAAACCGGCACCGCTGCCCGAAGACAACGCTGCCCGTTTGCGCGCGGCTGTCTTCGAGGACGTGACCTTCCTTCTGCTCAATCTCCTGGACACAAAGCCCGCGCTCCCGATGCAGCCGACGGAGCCGCTGAGAGACGGAGGACTCGAGCTGCCTGGCCTGTTGGTGCGGGTGCCCTCGGGCCAGTGGCTACGGCTCTACTTCGATCCCAAGACGAACCTGCTTGCCCGCATTCGCACGGCCGAAGGGGACGTGAACGAACAACGCCTCGGCGACTGGCGTGCCGTCAACGGGGGCCCGCTGAAGCTTCCGTTCCTGCAGAGCTCCGCGGGCGGCGGTGCTTCAGTGGCCAAGGTGATCGACGTGCAAGTCAACCCGACCTTCGCTCCCGATCTGTTCCCCTGA
- a CDS encoding insulinase family protein: MSPSFCRARRAYGLHFAFIALLPGVLVASAAAAPDGPTESAPRGARPLGLDTWTLDNGLKVVFVARQGAPLTSVHIVYHVGSRDEKAGTRGITRVVRELMLQGSPRVRPGGHSYLIARVGGRLSSHGDENVTSFTNTVPTPYVELALALEAERMRGLFFTDETVAELRQAALRARQRQVETSPLGKALELLRGSLFGEHPYAQSGTGHIADLRRLSRADCEAFLSRHFVPANATLVLAGAGDAEEWRRLVDRHFGGLRAGTLPKHPPAPAAHVGQGPRRVNLPLELPMVAVGAPLPALGSRDRAALIVAAEVLGGGSAGRLQTRLVGPQAPAVAAGGASSLYEDAGMLVLFAVHERTRPQEEVRRALLDEVASLRDRPVPAPELAEARLRAATAVAARLSTASGLAAQVGRAAVVEGDPELALSEPEALLNVSATDVGRVANAFLKEDRLSVLLMMPEALGPQERVP; this comes from the coding sequence ATGTCCCCCTCGTTTTGCCGTGCACGGCGCGCATACGGTCTGCACTTTGCCTTCATCGCGCTGCTGCCGGGCGTTCTGGTGGCGTCCGCCGCCGCGGCGCCCGATGGTCCCACGGAGAGCGCCCCTCGTGGCGCGCGCCCCCTGGGGCTCGACACATGGACGCTCGACAATGGGCTGAAGGTGGTGTTCGTGGCGCGGCAAGGGGCCCCCTTGACGAGTGTGCACATTGTCTACCATGTCGGATCGCGAGACGAAAAAGCAGGCACGCGGGGCATCACACGCGTGGTACGCGAGCTGATGTTGCAAGGCTCACCGCGGGTGCGGCCCGGAGGCCATTCCTACCTCATCGCGCGGGTCGGAGGGCGGCTGTCATCGCACGGAGACGAAAACGTCACGAGCTTCACCAACACCGTGCCCACGCCCTACGTCGAGCTGGCGCTCGCACTCGAAGCCGAGCGGATGCGAGGCCTGTTCTTCACGGACGAGACGGTCGCAGAGCTGCGTCAGGCGGCGCTGCGGGCGCGACAGCGGCAGGTAGAGACCAGCCCTCTCGGCAAGGCGCTGGAGTTGTTGCGGGGGAGCTTGTTCGGTGAGCACCCCTACGCGCAAAGTGGCACCGGGCACATCGCCGATCTGCGCCGGCTGTCGCGGGCTGACTGCGAGGCGTTTTTGTCGCGCCACTTCGTGCCTGCGAACGCGACCCTCGTTCTTGCGGGCGCGGGCGATGCCGAGGAGTGGAGGCGCCTCGTCGACCGGCACTTCGGGGGCTTGCGTGCCGGAACGCTGCCCAAGCACCCGCCCGCGCCAGCCGCCCACGTGGGGCAGGGCCCCCGCCGGGTAAATCTTCCCCTCGAGCTTCCCATGGTGGCCGTGGGGGCGCCGCTGCCCGCCCTCGGCTCGCGCGACCGGGCGGCGCTCATTGTGGCCGCCGAGGTCCTGGGGGGAGGCTCTGCAGGTCGCCTGCAGACGCGTCTCGTGGGGCCACAGGCGCCTGCGGTGGCGGCGGGCGGCGCCTCGTCGCTCTACGAGGATGCGGGCATGCTCGTACTCTTCGCGGTCCACGAGCGTACGCGTCCGCAGGAGGAAGTGCGCCGCGCGCTCCTCGACGAGGTGGCTTCGCTGCGAGACAGGCCCGTTCCGGCCCCCGAGCTGGCGGAAGCCCGGCTGCGGGCCGCCACGGCTGTGGCCGCCCGGCTCTCCACCGCGAGTGGTCTGGCCGCGCAGGTGGGGCGGGCTGCGGTGGTCGAGGGCGACCCGGAGTTGGCGCTGTCGGAGCCCGAGGCGCTTTTGAACGTTTCGGCCACGGACGTAGGGCGTGTGGCGAACGCTTTCTTGAAGGAAGATCGGCTGTCGGTGCTCCTGATGATGCCCGAGGCGCTCGGCCCGCAGGAGCGTGTCCCATGA
- the rlmD gene encoding 23S rRNA (uracil(1939)-C(5))-methyltransferase RlmD yields MIDLRKGQEVELACVRLEAGGAGLAPYGDYEVLVLGTLPGQRLRARIEHISPHRANGRTRAWGRVLETLLPSPHEVPPSCPAFGTCGGCVWQHLALAEQRAWKHTLVAEAFAARGLPTNLLAACEASPAAVAYRNQAKYVVQASSRGVVLGGYAPRSHDVVDLTACTLVEPPLAKTVNQIAASITSQPSLHAELRHVVLRASGVGQVLVTLVFRTRARAESAAARGLAAALRMAQPEIAGVVANVNGTDGDVIFGAEEFTLEGEAFVADEIAGARVHLSSRAFFQVNRHVAAAAYLAIAAFARKVGDVRRVWDVYAGVGTIARVLAAQLPCLEDAFCVEIRSSAVEDARRSEHTGRARLTFLAADAGDGLRARVGQPDLVVLNPPRAGCAPEVMEAVTAAEPRGIAYLSCLPETLARDLAWLSQQGYRITRATPFDMLPHTPHVETLVCLERV; encoded by the coding sequence ATGATCGATCTGCGGAAGGGGCAAGAGGTGGAGCTTGCTTGCGTTCGGCTCGAGGCGGGCGGCGCGGGCCTGGCTCCCTACGGGGACTACGAGGTTCTCGTCTTGGGTACCTTGCCCGGACAGAGGCTACGCGCGCGCATCGAACACATCTCACCCCACCGCGCGAACGGCCGCACCAGGGCCTGGGGGCGCGTTCTCGAGACACTGCTGCCGAGCCCTCACGAGGTGCCGCCCAGCTGCCCCGCGTTCGGCACCTGCGGAGGATGCGTCTGGCAACACCTGGCGCTCGCGGAGCAGCGCGCCTGGAAGCACACGTTGGTGGCGGAGGCGTTCGCGGCGCGCGGCCTGCCCACGAACCTTCTTGCCGCCTGCGAGGCGTCCCCGGCCGCGGTGGCGTACCGCAACCAGGCGAAGTACGTGGTCCAGGCCAGTTCACGAGGGGTCGTGCTCGGGGGCTACGCCCCTCGCAGCCACGACGTGGTGGACCTGACGGCCTGCACCCTGGTAGAGCCTCCCCTCGCGAAGACTGTGAACCAAATCGCCGCGTCGATCACGTCACAACCTTCCCTGCACGCGGAACTGCGTCACGTCGTCCTTCGCGCCAGCGGGGTAGGACAGGTACTCGTCACGTTGGTGTTTCGCACCCGCGCCCGCGCCGAGAGCGCCGCTGCGCGCGGGCTGGCTGCCGCGCTCCGGATGGCGCAGCCCGAGATCGCAGGTGTGGTCGCCAACGTGAACGGTACCGACGGAGATGTCATCTTCGGCGCGGAGGAGTTCACCCTGGAGGGTGAAGCGTTCGTGGCGGACGAGATCGCAGGCGCGCGGGTCCACCTGTCCTCGCGCGCGTTCTTTCAGGTGAACCGACACGTGGCCGCGGCCGCGTATCTCGCCATCGCGGCGTTCGCGCGGAAGGTTGGTGACGTCCGACGCGTGTGGGATGTCTACGCGGGCGTGGGGACGATCGCGCGTGTGCTGGCGGCGCAGCTGCCCTGTCTCGAAGACGCCTTCTGTGTCGAAATTCGCAGCAGCGCCGTCGAGGACGCGCGGCGAAGCGAACACACCGGCCGCGCGCGGCTCACCTTCCTGGCCGCCGACGCGGGTGACGGTCTGCGTGCCCGCGTGGGGCAGCCCGATCTCGTGGTGCTCAATCCCCCCCGGGCGGGCTGCGCGCCCGAGGTGATGGAGGCCGTGACCGCTGCCGAGCCCCGCGGCATCGCCTACCTCAGCTGCCTGCCCGAGACGCTCGCCCGGGACCTCGCGTGGCTTTCGCAGCAGGGGTACCGCATCACGCGCGCCACGCCGTTCGACATGCTGCCCCACACGCCTCACGTCGAGACGCTGGTCTGCCTCGAGCGCGTTTAG
- a CDS encoding HAD-IA family hydrolase codes for MSLDLVVFDLDGTLVDSLPDIASALNGALEDQGLARLTQDVVGTLVGDGILALATRALAQQNAPSPVTAEELARAVWNRYVQHPCVDTRPYDEILDTLASLRAENVPLAVLTNKPGDIARLLLGSLGMDALFLEIVGDGDGFPRKPDPGALVHLMARVGAKPERTLMVGDGLPDMAVARAAGCIAVAALWGYTPRALLLERQPDNALLSPSQLLNLP; via the coding sequence ATGTCGCTCGATCTCGTCGTTTTCGACCTTGACGGCACTTTGGTGGATTCCCTTCCCGACATTGCATCGGCGCTCAACGGAGCCCTGGAGGATCAAGGGCTCGCCCGGCTCACCCAGGACGTGGTCGGCACGCTGGTGGGAGACGGCATTCTGGCCCTGGCCACCCGCGCCCTGGCTCAACAAAACGCGCCCTCTCCCGTCACGGCCGAAGAGCTCGCGCGCGCCGTATGGAACCGCTACGTCCAGCACCCCTGCGTGGACACCCGTCCCTACGACGAGATCCTCGATACGCTGGCCAGCCTTCGTGCCGAAAACGTTCCCCTGGCGGTGCTCACGAACAAGCCCGGCGACATCGCCAGGCTCCTGCTCGGCTCCCTGGGGATGGACGCCCTCTTCTTGGAGATTGTGGGTGATGGCGATGGTTTTCCGAGAAAGCCCGATCCTGGCGCGCTCGTGCACCTCATGGCACGGGTCGGGGCGAAACCCGAACGAACGCTCATGGTGGGAGACGGCCTTCCCGACATGGCTGTTGCGCGGGCCGCGGGGTGTATCGCCGTTGCTGCCCTGTGGGGTTACACGCCCCGCGCCCTGTTGCTGGAACGACAGCCCGACAACGCCTTGCTTTCACCCTCGCAGCTCTTGAACCTTCCCTGA
- a CDS encoding methylmalonyl-CoA mutase has translation MQRPGLFPARSGRNLEFRMEDKAQAPPEATGPAPAEQGPATIVQERHTLSGLPCKTVYGPADRPAPAEEAARLGQPGAYPFTRGPHETMFRGKPWTMRMFSGFGTPEDTNQRFRYLLSQGQTGLSTAFDMPTLMGFDPDHPLSRGEVGREGVAVATLEDMDRLFADIPLDKVSTSMTINASAVVALAFYVAVAEARGLSPSQLQGTIQNDMFKEFIAQKEWICPLRPHLRIVGDMLVYCTRHMPKWNSISISGYHIREAGATAVQELAFTLANGIGYVEIGRAAGLEVDDFAPRLSFFWDIHNDFFEEIAKLRAARRMWARIMRERFGARDPRSLRLRAHSQTAGASLTAQQPLNNTVRVTLQALAAVLGGTQSLHTNSYDETYALPTEDAATLALRTQQIIADESGVSNVVDPLGGSYFVESLTDEIEAAAQTYLDRIDGMGGMANAIEAGYPQREIANAAYDHQRKVECGEQIVVGVNKYQHRGPEISPPTLKIDEGPEQSQLERLHAFRARRSQAAVTRGLDDVRRACEGAHNIMDAVLAATRSGATLGEVCDVFRNGFGTYKDPGHL, from the coding sequence ATGCAAAGGCCTGGCTTGTTCCCCGCGCGCAGTGGGCGTAATCTGGAGTTTCGCATGGAGGACAAGGCCCAGGCTCCCCCCGAGGCGACAGGGCCAGCACCCGCGGAGCAGGGGCCCGCCACGATCGTTCAGGAACGGCACACCCTGTCGGGGCTGCCCTGCAAGACGGTTTACGGGCCGGCCGATCGTCCGGCGCCCGCAGAGGAAGCTGCCCGCCTGGGACAGCCTGGAGCCTATCCCTTCACGAGGGGGCCGCACGAAACCATGTTTCGGGGCAAGCCCTGGACAATGCGCATGTTCTCGGGCTTCGGAACACCCGAGGACACGAACCAGCGGTTCAGGTACCTGCTCTCGCAGGGTCAGACGGGTCTTTCGACCGCGTTCGACATGCCCACCCTGATGGGCTTCGACCCCGACCATCCGCTGAGCCGGGGCGAGGTGGGCCGTGAAGGCGTTGCCGTGGCCACCCTCGAGGACATGGACCGTCTCTTCGCCGACATTCCGCTCGACAAAGTGAGCACGTCGATGACGATCAACGCCTCGGCCGTCGTGGCTCTGGCGTTCTACGTCGCGGTGGCCGAAGCGCGGGGCCTCTCGCCCTCGCAGCTGCAGGGCACGATCCAGAACGACATGTTCAAGGAGTTCATCGCGCAGAAGGAGTGGATTTGTCCTTTGCGGCCCCATCTTCGCATCGTGGGTGACATGCTGGTGTACTGCACGCGCCACATGCCCAAGTGGAACAGCATCAGCATCAGCGGTTACCACATCCGCGAAGCGGGCGCGACGGCCGTTCAGGAGCTGGCATTCACCCTGGCCAATGGAATTGGCTACGTCGAGATCGGCCGTGCGGCCGGACTCGAGGTTGATGACTTTGCGCCGCGGCTATCCTTCTTTTGGGACATTCACAACGACTTTTTCGAGGAGATCGCGAAGTTGCGGGCTGCCCGGCGCATGTGGGCGCGAATCATGCGCGAACGCTTCGGCGCCCGCGATCCCCGTTCGCTGCGGCTGCGGGCACATAGCCAAACGGCCGGGGCCAGCCTCACCGCGCAGCAGCCCCTCAACAACACCGTGCGCGTGACCTTGCAGGCTCTGGCCGCCGTGCTCGGGGGCACCCAGAGCCTGCATACCAACAGCTACGACGAGACGTACGCCTTGCCCACGGAAGACGCGGCCACCCTGGCACTGCGCACCCAGCAGATCATCGCCGACGAGTCCGGTGTCTCGAACGTGGTGGATCCCCTGGGCGGCAGTTACTTTGTGGAGAGCCTCACCGACGAGATCGAAGCCGCAGCTCAGACGTACCTGGATCGCATCGATGGGATGGGGGGAATGGCCAACGCGATCGAAGCGGGCTACCCCCAAAGAGAAATAGCGAACGCGGCTTACGACCATCAACGGAAAGTCGAGTGCGGAGAGCAGATCGTGGTGGGCGTGAACAAATACCAACACCGGGGCCCCGAGATCAGCCCCCCAACGCTGAAGATCGACGAGGGACCCGAGCAGTCCCAGCTCGAGCGGCTCCACGCGTTCCGCGCCCGCCGCTCGCAGGCCGCGGTGACACGTGGACTTGACGACGTGCGCCGCGCTTGCGAAGGCGCGCACAACATCATGGATGCGGTGCTCGCGGCCACGCGATCCGGCGCGACCCTCGGCGAGGTCTGCGATGTGTTTCGCAACGGCTTCGGCACGTACAAAGATCCTGGACACCTGTAA